A single Oncorhynchus tshawytscha isolate Ot180627B linkage group LG01, Otsh_v2.0, whole genome shotgun sequence DNA region contains:
- the LOC112250426 gene encoding dynein axonemal intermediate chain 3 isoform X3: MTKFANEGPPLTTSVMFWDICAPRPWPTRGRQRRNPWRILTEFPTPSNTSTWKPRFRVSLPKINTDAEYSPLKFSLRDNTCDNHTGRNADRAHLNAERSEVVPKYALLRVPSAKQLKPLEDISNKFYAGTEVQYCRFSCPYLLYTWMDGGFKGETNIKKLKSTYY, encoded by the exons TGTGATGTTTTGGGACATCTGTGCTCCCAGACCATGGCCGACCAGAGGAAGGCAGAGGAGAAACCCCTGGAGAATCCTCACAGAGTTCCCAACACCTTCAAACACCTCAACCTGGAAACCACGATTCAGG GTTTCCCTGCCTAAGATCAATACCGACGCAGAGTACAGCCCTTTGAAATTCAGCCTGCGAGACAACACCTGTGACAACCATACAGGTAGAAATGCAG ACAGGGCCCACCTGAATGCAGAGAGATCAGAGGTTGTTCCAAAGTACGCCCTACTCAGAGTGCCTTCAGCCAAACAACTCAAGCCACTGGAGGACATCAGCAACAAGTTCTATGCAGGAACcgaagtacagtactgtaggttcTCTTGCCCATATCtcctgtatacatggatggatggaggtttCAAAGGGGAAACTAATATCAAGAAACTCAAAAGTACATATTACTAG